A segment of the Candidatus Bathyarchaeia archaeon genome:
TGGTCTTTGACCACAACGTCCCACCGAGCGATATAAGCTCAGCCTCAATGATGCGAGAGATGAGGGCCTTCGTAAAAGCCAAGGGCTTGACCAATTTCTTCGAGATCGGGAGGGGTGGCATAGCGCATCAACTCATGGCCGAGAGGGGAATGTCGGCCCCTGGGAGGCTGATAGTCGGGGCGGATAGCCACACCTGCACGGCCGGGGGGCTCGGGGCCTTCGGCGTTGGCGTGGGGTCGACCGAAGCGGCGGCCGTGCTCGGGACTGGAAAGCTCTGGTTCAGGGTGCCCGAGACCTTCAGGGTCATTGTTAGCAATAAGTTGATCGAGCCCTCCTCGCCGAAGGATTTGATATTGGAGATTATAGGGGAGATAGGGATGGAGGGCGCCATATACAAGGCCATAGAGTATTGCGGCGAAGGCATAAGAGCGATGAGCTTGGATGGCCGGCTGACCTTGGCGAACATGTCGATAGAGATGAGCGCCAAGACAGGCATAGTGGAGCCAGATGGGAAGGTCGCCTCCTATATCAGGGAAAGGACTGGGATGGAGGTGGAGCTCATCAGGAGCGATGAGGACGCGGAGTTTGAGGAAACGTTCGAGTTCGATGCCTCTAGGACGGAGCCGATGGTCGCGATCCCCCCTAGGATCGACGACGTCAAGCCCGCTAGGGAGCTGGGAGGCGTTGAGATAGATCAAGCCTTCTTGGGATCCTGCACCAATGGCAGGCTCGAAGACCTGAAAGCGGCCGCCAGATTGTTGAAATCTAGGAAGGTGAGCCCAAGGGTAAGGATGGTGGTGACGCCCGCGTCAATGGAGATCTATCGCGAGGCCATGAGGGAGGGCCTCTTGGATATATTCGTGGAGGCCGGGGCGATCGTATGCCCCCCATCCTGCGGCCCATGCCTCGGCATGTCGCAGGGGGTCTTGGGCCCGGAGGAGGTCTGCGTTTCTTCGACGAATAGGAACTTCGTGGGCAGGATGGGGCACAGGAGCTCTAAGGTATATTTGGCATCGCCCGCAACTGTCGCCGCCTCAGCGATCGCTGGCAGGATAACGGATCCGAGGGATATTGCATGAGCGCCCTGAGAGGGAGGATAATCAAATATCCGGACAACGTCAATACCGACGACATAATACCGGCTCGCTACCTATCCAGCATGGATATGGATATGGTGGCCGGGCATGCGTTCGAGGACTACGACCCGGGATTCATGGAGAAGATCAGGGAGAGGGACATCATAGTAGCCGGGAAGAACTTCGGATGCGGGAGCTCGAGGGAACACGCCGTCATAGTCCTAAAGAAGGTCGGCATCAAGGCGATCATAGCGGAGTCCTTCGCGAGGATCTTCTTCAGGAACTCCATAAACCAAGGGCTCCTGGTCCTTCAGCTGGATGGATCGTCGGAGCCCTTCGAGGACGGGGATGGGGTCAGGATCGACTTGGGCAGGGCGGTTGTGGAGAACGAAACTAAGTCAACGATCCATCGCCTGAAGCCGTTTCCCCAATTCCTAATGCCCATACTTAACGAGGGCGGATTGGTTCCGTATTTGAAGAAGAGGAGGAGTTGGGAGTTCCGCTGAAGGCCCGCGCTAGCGCCGGAGCGCTTGGCCGGCGTATTTGGCTAGTACTGAGTTCCTTGGGACCTCCTTCCTCTTTGGCTCCAATTCCTTAAGCCTTCGCTCTATCTCCTCGCTCTGCAGGGCGAGTTCAAGCCTCCTGCGCGGTATGTCTATCTCGATCCTATCCCCATCCCTGACGGCCGCTATGGGGCCGCCCAAGGCTGCCTCCGGATCCACATGGCCTATGCAGGGTCCTCTGGTCCCGCCCGAGAATCTTCCGTCCGTAACCAGCGCGACCCTTTCGAACCCCATCCCCATTATCAAGGACGTGGGGCCCAGCATCTCCCTCATCCCGGGCCCGCCGACGTAGCCCTCGTATCTTATGACGACCACGTCCCCCTCCTCCACCCTCCCCTTGCTTATGCCTTCGACCGCCTCCTCCTCGGAATCGAAGACCACCGCCTCCCCGGCGAACCTCAACATGGTCTCTGGAACGGATGAGTATTTGATGACCGCTCCCTTAGGCGCAAGATTCCCCCTCAATATGGCTATCCCCCCCTCCGGATGAACTGGCCTCTCCAAAGGCCTGATCACCTCCTCGTCCTCTATCGAGACATTCTTCAACAATTCCCCAATTCTCCTGCCGGATACGGTCATCTCCTCCTTACTCAGGAACGGCTCCAGCCTCCTCAATATGGCCGGGACCCCCCCGGCCCTATCTAGATCGCTCATGAAGTAGGGACCGCTTGGCCTCATATCGCATATATGCGGCACCCTTCTCCCGATTTCATCGAACTCCTCAAGCCTTAGATCGATTCCGAGCTCCGCCGCTATAGCCCTAAGGTGCAGAACGCTATTGGTGGAGCCCCCAAGGGCCATATCGACAGCGATGGCATTCCTGAAGGCGCCCAAAGTCATTATATCGCTGGGCTTTATGCCGGATCGCAGGAGATCCATTATCCTCCTCCCGGACCCTTCGGCGATCCTCAGCTTCTTCGCCGTTACCGCGTGCGAGGTAGCGCATCCTGGCAATGACATGCCCATCGCCTCGGTCAGGCATGCCATCGTGTTCGCGGTGAACATCCCGGCGCAGGATCCCGGGCCGGGACAAGCCGAAGCCTCCAGCTCAGCCAAATCCTGCTCGGAGATCGCGCCCCTTTTGAGCTCTCCGATAGCCTCGAAGACCGATATAACGTCGACTCTCCTCCCCCTATATGTCCCGGGGTACATAGGCCCCCCAGTCACCACTATGGCCGGTATATCCAGCCTAGCGGCGGCCATCAAATGGCCGGGCAATATCTTATCGCAGGAGGATATCAGGACCATGGCATCGAAGGCATGGGCCCTCACCATGGCCTCGACCGAGTCCGCTATGAGATCCCTGCTGAACAGGGAATACTTCATTCCCTCGTGGCCCATCGCTATGCCGTCGCATATGGCTATCGTATCGAACTCCAGCGGAGTTCCCCCGTTCGATCTAACTCCTGCCTTTACGGCCTCGGAGATCCTCCTGAGGTGCACGTGGCCTGGGACTATCTCGTTCCAAGAGTTGACTATCGCGATGAGCGGTTTGCTTATGTCCTCGTCCGATAATCCCGAGGCCTTCAGTAGCGCCCTCCTTGGCGCCGCCTCCACCCCCTCCTTCATCTTCGAGCTGAGCATCGCCGATCCCATCGGTCATTATTCTCTAGGAACGCTTAAAAGCCATGTTATCCAAGAGGATGAACTTGGGGACAAATTTGGAGGATTTGATAATAATCGGATCCGGATGCGCTGGATGCGCGGCCGCCATCTATGCCTCTAGGGCAGGGCTCGAGCCGCTGGTGATAGAGGGCCCCCAACCTGGGGGACAGCTGATGATGGCCGGCGAGGTGGAGAATTTCCCGGGCTTCCCGGATCCGGTCCCGGGCCCAACCTTGGTCGAAAGGATGAGGCAACAGGCCGAAAGGTTGGGCGCGCGATTCTTAAGCGGATCGGTTACGAGGGCGGACTTCTCCAAGAGGCCCCTAAAGGTCCTAACGGAGTCGGGGGTCCATGAGGCGAGGAGCTTCATAATAGCCACCGGCTCTAGGTCGAAATGGTTGGGGCTCGAATCGGAGAGGAGGCTCATCGGGAGGGGAGTATCCTCCTGCGCCTATTGCGACGGATATTTTTTCAAAGGCAAGAGGGTCGCGGTGGTCGGCGGAGGCGATACGGCCTTGGGGGAGGCGCTCTTCCTCAGCGGAATCGCTAAGGAGGTCGTGGTGGTGCATAGGAGATCCGAGCTGAGGGCCAAGAAGACGCTTCAGGATAGGGCCTTCAGGAACGAGAAGATAAGATTCGAGTGGAACAAGATCGTCTCGGAGGTATTGGGCAGCGATAGGGTTAGCGGGATCCTCCTCAAGGACGTAATCACGGGCGAGGTGAAGAGGCTGGATTGCGATGGCCTTTTCGTGGCCATTGGCCATGAGCCCAACACCGAGGCCTTTAAGGGGCAATTGGAGATGGACGAGGAGGGTTACATAATGACCAAAGACCTTGTCAAGACCAGCGTCGAGGGGGTCTTCGCCGCCGGTGATGTATGCAACAAAAGGTATAGACAGGCGGTAGTCGCCTCGGCCCTAGGATCCATCGCGGCCATTGAGGCGGAAAAGTTCCTCGAGGGGGGTAAGGGCTGAGCGATCCCAGGGCTCCATCTCCCAGCCCTGGATCCAAATGCTTAAATCGGGCCCGCGGAGATCGCTGACCCATGCTGATCAGCAAGCTGGCCGAAAAGAAAGTCTACGACTCCTCCATGGCCCTGCTGGGGAGGGTGAAGGATATCGAAATAGACCCAGTAGGCCTCTTGGCGAGGTATTTGGTGGTGGAGCTCGAGAGAGGAGCTGCGAAGAGGGCCTTAGGCAGTAGATCTATATTCAGGAAAGTGAGGGCGAAGGTCCCGACATCCTACATACATCTCCTCGGGGATGCCATAGTCCTGAACGTCCCAATAGAGGATTTGAGGGGCAAACTGGAGAGGGCCTGAAATTGGATAAATCGTTTATATAATTCATTAAAGCACTTGACCCGGTTCAACTTCATCCAATCGGATCAGGAGCCCAAGGAGAACTCTTCATGGATCGCCCTTACAGCGGCCGCGCCATCCGATTCCCCGACCACGAAGGATATATTCAGCTCGGAGGAGCCTTGGGCTATCATCCTGACGTTTATCCCCTTCTTGGCGACGGCTGTGAAGACCCTCGCCGCGACGCCCGGGGTACCCCTCATCCCTGCGCCCACGGCGGCCACGACGCAGACGTCATCCTCCGATGTTATCTCCCTAACCAATCCCTCATTCTTAAGCTCCCTCTCGAGGGCTGAAACTGCCTCCTTGGAGCTCGCCCTCGGGATGACGAACGATATGTTATACTCGGAGGAGCTTTGGGATATCATGAGCACGTTTATCCTATTGTCCCCGAGGACCTTCAGTATCTTGGCCGCCGCACCCGGCGCCCCTACGATGCCCGCCCCGCCGACGGTGATCAGGCTTACGTTCCTTATCAGCGTCACGGCTTTAACCACCTTATCCCCCCGCTCCTCGTCCCCCTTCGTTATGAGGGTCCCCTCTCCCTCCGGATCGAAGGTATTCTTTATCCTCAAGGGTATCCCCTTTTCCGAAACGGGCTCCAAGGCCCTCGGGTGTAGCGACTTGGCGCCGAAGAATGCCATCTCGGCCGCCTCCGAGTAGGATATCCTCCGTATGGTCTTGGCGGAGGGGACTATCTTCGGATCGGCCGTCATGAGGCCATTCACGTCGGTCATCAGCCATACCTCATCAGCATTGAGCAAAGCCCCGAGTATGGTGGCCGTGTAATCGGATCCGCCCCTTCCCAAGGTCGTCACTATGCCCTCGACGGTCCCGCCTATGAACCCCGTGACGACCGGGATCGAGCCGCTCCTGAGCTTGCCATCCAACGCTGCCCTAACCCTTTCACCAGCCAACTCAAAGATCGGCGCCGCTTCGCCGAAGTTGGCATCGGTTATGATGCCCGCCTCGAATCCCGTGAAGTATTCGGCCCTCATGCCCAAGTCTTGTAGGGCACCGCACAATATCCTCGTCGAAAGCCTTTCCCCGAAGGAGAGTATATAGTCCTTGGATCTGGGCGTCAACTCCGAGAGATAGGAAACTCCTATGAGGGCCTTGCCGAGGTCCGCGATATCCGCCCTCACCCTCTCGGCCAGCTCGGCCCTGAGCCTCGAATCCGAGATCGCTTCATTGACGGCATCGAGGTGCCTCTTCGAGAACTCC
Coding sequences within it:
- a CDS encoding 3-isopropylmalate dehydratase large subunit, with the protein product MSEKVLSRASGKRDASAGEIVLAEVDLLMLHEITGPLAIRAFEEMGFERVWDPSKVVVVFDHNVPPSDISSASMMREMRAFVKAKGLTNFFEIGRGGIAHQLMAERGMSAPGRLIVGADSHTCTAGGLGAFGVGVGSTEAAAVLGTGKLWFRVPETFRVIVSNKLIEPSSPKDLILEIIGEIGMEGAIYKAIEYCGEGIRAMSLDGRLTLANMSIEMSAKTGIVEPDGKVASYIRERTGMEVELIRSDEDAEFEETFEFDASRTEPMVAIPPRIDDVKPARELGGVEIDQAFLGSCTNGRLEDLKAAARLLKSRKVSPRVRMVVTPASMEIYREAMREGLLDIFVEAGAIVCPPSCGPCLGMSQGVLGPEEVCVSSTNRNFVGRMGHRSSKVYLASPATVAASAIAGRITDPRDIA
- a CDS encoding 3-isopropylmalate dehydratase small subunit codes for the protein MSALRGRIIKYPDNVNTDDIIPARYLSSMDMDMVAGHAFEDYDPGFMEKIRERDIIVAGKNFGCGSSREHAVIVLKKVGIKAIIAESFARIFFRNSINQGLLVLQLDGSSEPFEDGDGVRIDLGRAVVENETKSTIHRLKPFPQFLMPILNEGGLVPYLKKRRSWEFR
- the ilvD gene encoding dihydroxy-acid dehydratase; amino-acid sequence: MGSAMLSSKMKEGVEAAPRRALLKASGLSDEDISKPLIAIVNSWNEIVPGHVHLRRISEAVKAGVRSNGGTPLEFDTIAICDGIAMGHEGMKYSLFSRDLIADSVEAMVRAHAFDAMVLISSCDKILPGHLMAAARLDIPAIVVTGGPMYPGTYRGRRVDVISVFEAIGELKRGAISEQDLAELEASACPGPGSCAGMFTANTMACLTEAMGMSLPGCATSHAVTAKKLRIAEGSGRRIMDLLRSGIKPSDIMTLGAFRNAIAVDMALGGSTNSVLHLRAIAAELGIDLRLEEFDEIGRRVPHICDMRPSGPYFMSDLDRAGGVPAILRRLEPFLSKEEMTVSGRRIGELLKNVSIEDEEVIRPLERPVHPEGGIAILRGNLAPKGAVIKYSSVPETMLRFAGEAVVFDSEEEAVEGISKGRVEEGDVVVIRYEGYVGGPGMREMLGPTSLIMGMGFERVALVTDGRFSGGTRGPCIGHVDPEAALGGPIAAVRDGDRIEIDIPRRRLELALQSEEIERRLKELEPKRKEVPRNSVLAKYAGQALRR
- the trxB gene encoding thioredoxin-disulfide reductase encodes the protein MLSKRMNLGTNLEDLIIIGSGCAGCAAAIYASRAGLEPLVIEGPQPGGQLMMAGEVENFPGFPDPVPGPTLVERMRQQAERLGARFLSGSVTRADFSKRPLKVLTESGVHEARSFIIATGSRSKWLGLESERRLIGRGVSSCAYCDGYFFKGKRVAVVGGGDTALGEALFLSGIAKEVVVVHRRSELRAKKTLQDRAFRNEKIRFEWNKIVSEVLGSDRVSGILLKDVITGEVKRLDCDGLFVAIGHEPNTEAFKGQLEMDEEGYIMTKDLVKTSVEGVFAAGDVCNKRYRQAVVASALGSIAAIEAEKFLEGGKG
- a CDS encoding aspartate kinase, with protein sequence MRVIVKFGGTSLSDGKRIRNAAELIKKYKGRIEEIAVVASAMGGVTDELIRAAERAKAGDRAYVEGFLEEFSKRHLDAVNEAISDSRLRAELAERVRADIADLGKALIGVSYLSELTPRSKDYILSFGERLSTRILCGALQDLGMRAEYFTGFEAGIITDANFGEAAPIFELAGERVRAALDGKLRSGSIPVVTGFIGGTVEGIVTTLGRGGSDYTATILGALLNADEVWLMTDVNGLMTADPKIVPSAKTIRRISYSEAAEMAFFGAKSLHPRALEPVSEKGIPLRIKNTFDPEGEGTLITKGDEERGDKVVKAVTLIRNVSLITVGGAGIVGAPGAAAKILKVLGDNRINVLMISQSSSEYNISFVIPRASSKEAVSALERELKNEGLVREITSEDDVCVVAAVGAGMRGTPGVAARVFTAVAKKGINVRMIAQGSSELNISFVVGESDGAAAVRAIHEEFSLGS